A genomic window from Clostridium cylindrosporum DSM 605 includes:
- a CDS encoding M28 family peptidase: MKYPTIEETVTTLASDKFEGRAVGLAGNEATAEYIEKAFKSLNLTPLFEDSYYQTYYQAVKSDPKSNDSEKKLKQLKNVIGLIKGKNPKKAVIVSAHFDHIGYKDGNMVRGALDNASGVSALLEIANILKKKSSEYDFETNIIFCAFNSEERAYGGSGAFNRAIGFDIYSDFYNINIDCIGAKEGGKLALKNRGNSSNALYDSVKSTLKKNKVEFSDKQARGGSDHVVFDSVGIPNIYITEENILELIHRPTDIPEILDYGKIRDISRALSDFIISNDKTVFMNSK, encoded by the coding sequence ATGAAGTATCCAACAATTGAGGAAACAGTAACTACATTAGCTTCGGATAAGTTTGAAGGAAGAGCTGTTGGATTAGCTGGAAATGAAGCTACAGCAGAATACATTGAAAAAGCTTTTAAAAGCTTGAATCTTACTCCACTATTTGAAGATAGTTATTATCAGACCTATTATCAAGCAGTAAAGAGTGATCCTAAGTCAAATGATAGCGAGAAAAAACTTAAGCAATTAAAAAATGTTATTGGTTTAATAAAAGGAAAAAATCCTAAGAAAGCAGTAATAGTATCTGCCCATTTTGACCATATTGGATATAAAGATGGAAATATGGTTAGAGGAGCTTTGGATAATGCATCTGGGGTATCCGCTTTATTAGAAATAGCAAATATTCTTAAGAAAAAATCAAGTGAATATGATTTTGAGACAAATATAATTTTCTGTGCTTTCAATAGTGAAGAGAGGGCTTATGGGGGAAGTGGTGCATTCAATAGAGCAATAGGGTTTGATATCTATTCTGATTTTTATAACATAAATATTGACTGTATTGGAGCCAAAGAAGGTGGAAAGCTTGCTTTAAAAAATAGAGGTAATTCATCTAATGCTTTGTATGATTCTGTAAAGTCTACACTTAAGAAAAATAAAGTTGAGTTTTCTGATAAGCAAGCAAGGGGTGGAAGTGATCATGTAGTATTTGATTCTGTTGGAATACCTAATATTTATATAACTGAAGAAAATATCTTAGAATTAATACATAGACCTACAGATATTCCTGAAATACTTGATTACGGAAAAATTAGAGATATTTCAAGAGCTTTATCTGATTTTATAATATCAAATGATAAAACGGTATTTATGAACTCTAAATAA
- a CDS encoding acyl-CoA thioesterase, producing MELKAYLHKVQYYETDQMGVVHHSNYIRWFEESRIDYIEQIGLDYATLEQDGYISPIVSINCSYKTMVRFGDSVYITTKLKSFGSAKFSLTYKVIDSVTKEVRATGESTHCFINRDGKIISLKRENKKYFELFFNSIGKEASISIKEC from the coding sequence ATGGAATTAAAAGCTTATTTACATAAAGTGCAGTACTATGAAACAGACCAAATGGGAGTAGTACATCATTCTAATTATATAAGATGGTTTGAGGAATCAAGGATTGATTATATAGAGCAAATTGGGTTAGATTATGCTACATTAGAACAGGATGGATATATAAGTCCAATTGTTTCGATAAACTGTAGTTATAAGACAATGGTAAGGTTCGGGGATTCTGTGTATATAACTACTAAACTCAAAAGCTTTGGCAGTGCTAAGTTTAGCCTAACCTATAAGGTAATTGATTCAGTTACAAAGGAAGTTCGCGCTACTGGAGAAAGTACACATTGTTTTATTAATAGGGATGGAAAAATAATATCTTTGAAAAGAGAAAATAAAAAATACTTTGAGTTATTTTTTAATTCTATAGGAAAAGAAGCAAGCATTTCAATTAAAGAATGTTAA